In Ascaphus truei isolate aAscTru1 chromosome 21, aAscTru1.hap1, whole genome shotgun sequence, one DNA window encodes the following:
- the SEC16A gene encoding protein transport protein Sec16A isoform X1, producing MQPPPQTGPPTTCAPPRMGMTSNAYWRKRGPTPASVTTAPVQPVTDPFAFVRKTPQSMLPGNAPKGNLVVMPSPSPSLYPQPVPVTSSAVGDYSHGMQTSVPGSVLQPVAKGGMYTNVSAPSAMTGHLASSMPTTLSTEPGHCHTAVPSFQNAPSGLENAYVHPYGGVPVQNRPQSRQGMPADLNNSSNVAPPISSCAPAPSQQATGHWGLIQSAPPTSVPNYYSLSTQNSAYNAPYSSPPYLEVSNLHPQSNLLPNEPQHQTVQHRTAPVHLPVASGEKNVSHNSSFQFSSAFQTDYIHNQNPGQSNNWFNQPYQEQLHPPLPKPNLVQSGTRSAISENTHHEDSGQVSSHILSGADSGAISMFFKGDDAENVEILSRDKQRVSDKSDFDAAYCHSIGYQGSGPPPLPQQTIANIQSQTPVTVHSQAPSSQPFLSQNISSYYDPQASWKHDVYAIVDNTSIEADVGTEPQYDNVENIEVLPNEPPNTSLFPVSVNSDVFRHVPVPGPSLPKCDTNHTKGGPVLETLDALAHPVRRDSVSSSYSNISHRSLPSSTRPQELVGTFIQKESGKLDNDLSTNFFKQVDSSPMAGDAGVQSMSQNGFHGNSSQPPTPSPPKPTGIFQTSPNSSFEPVRSHGVGIKPTEVDQAKVVGEVREGHKVLTVASHGAAIPTASPGNLEQPPDNLETIVTDKLNTRACATNSGNLFQSVGGSSFETISLLLDKRPSSRAYGSNKKCESPATTLWAQDELPNFGGNVLLAPAAPALYVPPKPQTEIIQPPEDGLLQQPNRLELVKLQPSPEEHISSENLENPPKIGDEEHLHSQASSGYASLLSSPPTESLPTQPLLIAQPNKSYNLAQPINFSMSLPNQNKNINSVQDQGVGDKPISTTQAPPSNFLSEENPSPSLIHTGSVLNIPVFPHLSSNNSAPSSDLFPEPSSNQPSHLLRHNPSNQIPLNLATESHKTVKVESLPPDAANKSAAPVSVQTGTHLPVGFGNAMLPPPTSNSSNTLSRTNSQAETAFALDFTVPRAPTNHSANSGMPITSRPVFPIQSVNAQNIQPGAGINNQGFYQQQSALENSQQGPESSYQYMTPAPQPIPLVSSAQQIIPGRMSVQPPQQMGAQMPSTQHPTGPGPPYSSTSEPVPKYGTSEQPAYTLQPVPAQTTAYAEQPRPPASQTPQQGLGPSADPYYYYSHYGAYPPQYQQPYQPPDPRAPPFYYQDPYAAYYPTSGNYGNAAFVDSGKYRYPEPERPSSRSSHCSDRPPSRQGESASGDWGNQNNYKADYRNQYDYGDPARWDRYPGSYDPGYRDPRSNYWNYMYGNREDAYQRKDPYTYTNRYSVYDDPWQYDPRFVSGFDDENEPQRDLAKDDFDRRSVHSEQSARSLHSSQSVHSRRSSFSSHSQHSQIYKSQQDLTATAYDAQMQNPSLPNDYSYGIYPNNYGSQPALDSYLYGYQNQTEWPHAEPVPSRSLTPEKFASPHVCARFGPGGHLIKVLPNLPSDGQPTLVEIHTMEIILQNTHEQEQMRAFPGPLVKDETHKVDVINYAQNRAKECSRDESLLDQESASLLWDFVMLLCRQNGTVVGTDIAELLLQDHKTVWLPGKSPNEANLIDFSNEPVGQEEESVVSQLSFLTDMLPSTGNSLEKETERFRELLLFGRKKDALESAMKHGLWGHALLLASKMDSRTHARVMTRFANSLPINDPLQTVYQLMSGRMPAAATCCGDEKWGDWRPHIAMVLSNLTNNLDVPSRTITTMGDTLASRGLLDAAHFCYLMAQVGFGVYTKKTAKIVLIGSNHTLPFAKFASNEAIQRTEAYEYAQSLGSRAFSLPNIQVFKFIYACRLAEHGLSAQAFHYCEVISRAILKHPSYYSPVLVSQLLEVSSHLRFFDPQLKEKPEQELFIEPPWLLHLRHVDMQIKKGTIVYDTGRSTPQQYACSTPSSEQDHVSQSDGIGAVQEMAFGNENPLLENLLPSMPSDQGFQLMPPGPENHQSIDHVSAIAEPSYPAAPPSLVSKPGFSPPVTAPGFVQYSGAPTYPAPVVDPLTPPPQATDFAPQEQWNQDPGMQRIAQNSPPKTTFREPGFDFYGEMAKMAPGQRSRTVSQSSTHMRRTRTTSESSSHSIGSGRRNSAITQPSPPPPAIPEQDRQEARKEPKTQSSSQGSGKSWFPLKISWLLRKGKNEAHLPDDRNKSIVWDGKKQRWVNLDEPEGEEIKPPPPPPPHGIPKGSQSAAFGPGGPPNSSINKFSIRAAGTRGRYVDVLNPSGSRPTNSVLPPADLFAPLAPMAIPTNLFVPNAVSEEQQPAEASGPEMVPASDQAHYDNPSHTQFLNSAPLPPGSDYPASNQDEPQSGELSRSSSQSSLSREVSQHFDQASSNLAPTSGPPAGAVPFYNPSQFAQQPSGGARPGRLGQRKYPSLK from the exons ATGCAGCCACCACCGCAAACCGGTCCACCTACAACATGTGCCCCTCCCCGCATGGGAATGACTTCTAATGCATATTGGCGTAAAAGGGGACCTACGCCAGCATCGGTAACTACAGCTCCAGTGCAACCAGTAACAGACCCTTTTGCGTTCGTCAGAAAGACCCCGCAAAGTATGCTACCAGGCAATGCCCCAAAAGGCAACCTGGTGGTAATGCCAAGTCCTTCCCCATCATTGTATCCTCAGCCTGTTCCAGTGACTTCTTCGGCTGTCGGAGATTACTCACATGGAATGCAGACATCGGTACCAGGATCTGTATTGCAACCGGTGGCAAAGGGAGGCATGTACACCAATGTATCTGCTCCATCGGCAATGACTGGCCATCTTGCAAGTAGCATGCCCACTACTCTGAGCACAGAACCAGGACACTGTCATACTGCTGTACCATCTTTTCAAAATGCGCCAAGTGGACTAGAAAATGCGTATGTGCATCCCTATGGGGGAGTACCTGTTCAAAACCGACCTCAGAGCAGACAAGGTATGCCTGCAGATTTGAACAATAGCAGCAATGTTGCACCACCCATATCATCATGTGCTCCGGCACCTTCTCAACAAGCCACTGGTCACTGGGGTCTTATACAGAGTGCACCTCCTACCTCTGTTCCAAATTATTACTCCCTGTCTACTCAGAATTCAGCTTACAATGCTCCTTATTCCTCTCCTCCCTATTTAGAAGTATCAAATCTGCATCCACAGTCAAATCTACTTCCTAATGAACCACAACATCAAACAGTGCAGCATAGAACAGCACCAGTCCATTTACCGGTTGCAAGCGGTGAAAAAAATGTTTCTCATAATAGCAGTTTCCAGTTCAGCAGTGCATTTCAGACAGACTATATCCATAACCAAAATCCTGGACAGAGTAACAACTGGTTTAACCAACCTTACCAGGAACAGCTGCATCCTCCTTTACCCAAGCCTAACCTTGTACAGTCTGGGACTCGATCTGCAATCTCCGAAAACACTCACCATGAAGACTCTGGCCAAGTATCCAGCCATATCCTCTCCGGAGCAGATTCCGGTGCAATATCAATGTTTTTTAAAGGAGATGATGCCGAAAATGTGGAAATACTTTCCAGAGACAAGCAGCGTGTTTCCGATAAATCAGATTTTGATGCGGCTTATTGCCATAGTATTGGGTATCAGGGTAGTGGGCCTCCACCACTGCCCCAACAAACCATAGCAAATATTCAGTCCCAAACACCAGTCACTGTACATTCCCAGGCTCCGAGTAGCCAACCATTTTTGTCTCAGAATATTAGCAGCTATTATGATCCACAAGCATCTTGGAAACATGATGTTTACGCCATTGTCGATAACACATCTATTGAAGCAGATGTTGGAACTGAGCCACAGTATGACAATGTTGAAAATATAGAAGTTCTCCCAAATGAGCCTCCTAATACCAGCCTCTTTCCGGTTAGTGTAAATTCAGATGTTTTCAGACATGTCCCGGTACCTGGGCCTTCTCTGCCAAAGTGTGATACTAACCATACTAAAGGCGGTCCGGTCTTGGAAACACTTGATGCTTTAGCTCATCCAGTTAGAAGGGATAGCGTCTCATCAAGCTACAGTAACATAAGTCATAGAAGTTTGCCTAGTTCAACCAGACCGCAAGAGCTAGTGGGGACTTTTATTCAGAAGGAGAGTGGGAAACTGGATAATGATTTATCCACCAATTTCTTTAAGCAAGTAGACTCTTCTCCCATGGCAGGAGATGCTGGTGTGCAGAGTATGAGTCAAAATGGTTTCCATGGTAACTCGTCACAGCCCCCAACCCCAAGTCCACCCAAACCTACAGGGATATTTCAGACAAGTCCAAATAGTTCTTTCGAGCCTGTGAGATCACATGGTGTGGGTATAAAACCAACAGAGGTGGACCAAGCAAAAGTGGTAGGAGAAGTGCGAGAGGGTCATAAGGTACTAACCGTTGCTTCCCATGGTGCTGCGATACCTACTGCTTCCCCAGGTAACTTGGAACAACCTCCTGATAACTTAGAAACTATTGTCACTGATAAATTAAATACTCGGGCGTGTGCTACCAACAGTGGAAATCTCTTTCAGTCTGTTGGGGGTTCATCATTTGAAACAATATCATTACTACTTGATAAAAGACCTTCCTCAAGAGCTTATGGGTCAAATAAAAAGTGTGAAAGCCCTGCAACTACCCTATGGGCTCAAGATGAACTACCAAATTTTGGAGGGAATGTTCTTCTAGCTCCTGCGGCTCCTGCACTATACGTACCCCCTAAACCTCAAACCGAAATTATTCAACCTCCAGAAGATGGATTATTACAACAACCCAACAGATTAGAGTTGGTTAAATTGCAACCCTCCCCTGAAGAGCACATTTCTTCTGAAAACCTAGAGAATCCTCCCAAAATAGGAGATGAGGAGCATCTTCACTCCCAGGCAAGTTCAGGTTATGCCAGTTTGTTGTCATCACCACCCACTGAATCCTTGCCAACTCAACCTCTGTTAATTGCTCAGCCAAATAAAAGCTATAATTTGGCTCAACCAATAAACTTTTCTATGTCTTTACCAAATCAAAATAAGAACATTAACTCGGTGCAAGACCAGGGAGTAGGTGACAAGCCAATTTCAACGACCCAGGCTCCACCAAGTAATTTCCTTTCTGAAGAAAATCCTTCACCTTCTCTTATTCATACAGGATCTGTCCTGAATATACCTGTGTTCCCTCACCTGTCCAGCAACAATTCAGCACCCAGCAGTGATCTTTTTCCTGAACCTTCTTCCAATCAGCCTTCACATTTGTTGAGACACAATCCATCAAATCAAATACCACTCAATCTAGCCACAGAAAGTCATAAGACTGTTAAAGTTGAAAGTTTACCCCCTGATGCTGCTAATAAATCAGCAGCTCCTGTGTCTGTGCAGACTGGTACACATTTACCAGTTGGTTTCGGAAATGCGATGTTGCCTCCACCAACAAGTAATAGTAGTAACACCCTCAGCCGTACAAATAGCCAGGCGGAAACTGCATTTGCTTTAGATTTTACAGTTCCTCGTGCACCAACTAACCACAGTGCAAATAGTGGCATGCCAATTACCAGCCGTCCAGTATTCCCTATACAATCTGTCAATGCTCAGAATATCCAACCAGGTGCAGGTATTAATAATCAGGGTTTTTATCAGCAGCAGTCTGCTTTAGAGAACTCGCAGCAGGGGCCAGAATCATCATACCAGTACATGACACCTGCCCCTCAGCCTATACCGTTGGTTTCTTCTGCACAACAAATAATTCCTGGGAGAATGTCTGTCCAACCTCCCCAACAGATGGGAGCTCAAATGCCAAGTACTCAACACCCTACTGGGCCGGGGCCGCCTTATAGCAGCACTTCAGAGCCAGTGCCTAAATATGGAACGTCCGAGCAGCCTGCCTATACACTTCAACCTGTGCCTGCACAGACCACTGCATATGCAGAGCAGCCAAGGCCTCCAGCTTCCCAAACTCCACAGCAAGGGCTTGGGCCATCAGCAGATCCCTATTATTACTATAGCCATTATGGTGCCTATCCTCCCCAATACCAACAACCGTATCAGCCCCCGGATCCCAGGGCTCCTCCTTTTTACTACCAG GATCCCTATGCAGCATATTACCCCACTTCCGGAAACTATGGCAACGCTGCGTTTGTGGACTCAGGAAAGTATCGATACCCAGAGCCAGAACGACCAAGCTCAAGATCTAGCCACTGCTCAGATAGACCACCCTCACG gcagggggagagtgctTCAGGAGACTGGGGCAATCAAAACAATTACAAAGCAGATTACCGAAACCAGTATGATTATGGAG ATCCTGCACGCTGGGATCGCTATCCTGGATCTTATGACCCTGGATATAGAGATCCCAGGAGCAACTACTGGAATTACATGTATGGTAACCGTGAAGACGCCTACCAAAGAAAGGACCCGTATACTTACACAAACAG ATACAGTGTATATGATGATCCTTGGCAGTACGACCCGCGTTTCGTTAGTGGCTTTGACGATGAGAACGAACCACAAAGAGATCTTGCGAAGGATGATTTTGATAGACGCAGCGTGCACAGTGAGCAGTCAGCCCGCAGTCTGCACAGCTCACAGAGTGTGCACAGCCGCAGAAGCAGCTTCAGCTCGCACTCTCAACAC AGCCAGATTTATAAAAGCCAGCAGGACCTAACTGCTACTGCGTATGATGCTCAAATGCAGAACCCTTCCCTCCCTAATGACTATTCCTATGGAATCTATCCCAATAATTATGGCAGCCAGCCGGCACTGGACAGTTATCTATATGGATACCAAAACCAAACGGAGTGGCCACATGCAGAGCCAG TTCCCTCAAGGTCACTGACTCCAGAGAAGTTTGCAAGTCCTCATGTCTGTGCCAGATTTGGTCCCGGCGGGCATCTAATTAAAGTTCTCCCTAACCTACCTTCAGATGGACAGCCGACTTTAGTGGAGATCCACACCATGGAG ATTATATTGCAAAATACACATGAGCAAGAGCAGATGAGGGCTTTCCCTGGACCCCTGGTGAA GGATGAAACTCACAAGGTTGATGTAATCAATTATGCACAAAACCGAGCCAAAGAGTGTTCACGGGATGAAAGTCTGTTAGACCAAGAATCTGCAAGCCTGCTGTGGGACTTCGTCATGCTCCTGTGCAGGCAAAATGGG ACCGTTGTGGGGACCGATATTGCTGAGCTCCTCTTGCAAGATCACAAAACGGTGTGGCTTCCCGGGAAGTCTCCAAATGAAGCGAACCTGATAGATTTCAGCAACGAGCCCGTGGGACAAGAAGAGGAGTCTGTTGTTTCTCAGCTCTCTTTTCTCACAGATATGTTACCAAGCACAGGAAACTCTCTGGAGAAAGAGACTGAGCGATTCAGGGAGCTGCTGCTTTTTGGGCGTAAAAAG GATGCATTGGAATCTGCCATGAAACACGGGCTGTGGGGACATGCGTTGCTACTCGCCAGCAAAATGGATAGCAGAACGCATGCGCGTGTTATGACCAG gTTTGCCAACAGCCTTCCGATTAACGATCCCCTGCAGACAGTTTATCAGCTCATGTCTGGAAGAATGCCAGCCGCGGCCACA tGCTGTGGAGATGAAAAATGGGGGGACTGGAGACCCCACATTGCTATGGTGCTGTCTAACCTAACCAATAATTTGGATGTACCATCTAGGACGATCACCACTATGGGAGACACACTAG CATCCAGAGGCCTCTTAGATGCTGCACACTTCTGCTATTTAATGGCTCAGGTTGGCTTTGGAGTCTACACTAAGAAAACTGCCAAGATAGTCCTGATAGGATCCAACCACAC TTTACCATTTGCAAAGTTTGCTTCCAATGAAGCCATCCAGCGAACTGAGGCATACGAATACGCTCAGTCTTTGGGCAGCCGGGCGTTCTCACTTCCCAATATTCAG GTTTTCAAGTTCATTTACGCCTGCCGCCTGGCTGAACACGGACTTTCTGCCCAAGCCTTCCATTATTGTGAAGTCATCTCCAGGGCTATTCTGAAGCATCCTTCTTATTACTCTCCAGTGCTCGTCAGCCAGCTGCTCGAG GTTTCCTCCCATTTGAGATTCTTTGACCCTCAGTTGAAGGAGAAACCAGAGCAAGAGTTATTCATTGAGCCTCCATGGCTGCTGCATCTTCGACACGTAGATATGCAGATAAAG AAAGGAACTATTGTTTACGACACTGGCAGAAGCACCCCGCAGCAGTACGCCTGCAGCACCCCAAGCTCCGAGCAGGACCATGTCAGCCAATCTGACGGCATAGGAGCTGTTCAAGAGATGGCTTTTGGTAATGAGAATCCGTTACTAGAAAATCTGTTGCCGAGTATGCCATCGGATCAAGGGTTTCAGCTCATGCCCCCAG GTCCTGAAAACCACCAATCTATTGATCACGTGTCTGCCATTGCTGAGCCTTCTTACCCAGCCGCACCTCCATCTCTTGTATCGAAACCTGGATTTTCACCTCCGGTAACGGCCCCAGGTTTTGTACAGTATAGTGGTGCACCTACATACCCAGCACCTGTAGTGGATCCTTTGACCCCACCTCCACAGGCAACGGATTTTGCTCCCCAAGAGCAGTGGAATCAGGATCCAG GAATGCAGAGAATAGCCCAGAATTCACCTCCCAAAACAACTTTCCGGGAACCAGGATTTGATTTCTATGGAGAAATGGCTAaaatg GCCCCTGGGCAGAGGTCCAGGACAGTGTCTCAGTCATCGACACACATG AGAAGAACTCGGACAACCTCCGAGTCATCCAGCCACTCTATAGGATCGGGAAGGAGAAACTCTGCCATAACGCaaccatctccccctcctcctgccatCCCAGAGCAAGACAGACAAGAGGCCAGAAAAGAGCCCAAGACACAGTCTTCATCTCAAGGG AGTGGCAAAAGTTGGTTTCCACTGAAAATTAGCTGGCTGCTGAGAAAGGGGAAGAACGAAGCGCACTTACCGGACGACCGAAACAAATCT ATTGTATGGGATGGAAAGAAGCAACGTTGGGTTAACCTGGATgagccagagggagaagag atcaagccccctcccccacctcctccacaCGGTATCCCTAAAGGATCTCAGAGCGCTGCCTTCGGTCCAGGAGGGCCACCTAACTCCTCTATCAACAAGTTTTCCATCAGAGCAG CAGGAACAAGAGGCCGTTACGTCGATGTCTTAAACCCTAGTGGTAGCAGACCTACCAACTCCGTTCTACCACCAGCAGATCTGTTTGCACCCTTGGCCCCAATGGCTATCCCAACAAATCTTTTTGTTCCTAATGCAG TTTCAGAAGAGCAGCAGCCAGCGGAAGCAAGTGGACCAGAGATGGTGCCAGCTTCAGATCAGGCCCACTATGATAACCCTTCACACACACAG tttttaaattccgctcctcttccccctggCTCCGATTATCCGGCCTCAAATCAGGATGAACCTCAATCAGGAGAG CTTTCTCGTTCTAGTTCTCAGAGTTCCTTATCTCGGGAAGTAAGCCAGCATTTTGACCAG gCTTCCAGTAACCTGGCGCCCACCTCGGGACCACCTGCTGGAGCTGTCCCGTTCTACAACCCTTCCCAATTTGCACAG CAGCCTTCAGGAGGGGCACGGCCTGGACGCCTTGGGCAGAGGAAGTACCCATCATTGAAGTAA